The following proteins come from a genomic window of Chionomys nivalis chromosome 9, mChiNiv1.1, whole genome shotgun sequence:
- the Kcnk15 gene encoding potassium channel subfamily K member 15 → MKKQSARTAALVLCILSYLLVGAAVFDALESEAERNRQRLLARKRSEFRRKYGFSADDYRELERLALQAEPHRAGSQWRFAGSFYFAITVITTIGYGHAAPGTDSGKVFCMFYALLGIPLTLVTFQSLGERLNALVRFLLLEAKRCLGLQRPHVSAENMVVAGLLLCAATLALGAAAFAHFEGWTFFHAYYYCFITLTTIGFGDFVALQRDEALQRKPPYVAFSFLYILLGLTVIGAFLNLVVLRFLASADTPERSARCASAFRRGALKRRARTAASTCISQGIHQLDTWACDNPAFSPPLSPEALYHCHNSTDRRRARRKSI, encoded by the exons ATGAAGAAGCAGAGTGCGCGCACGGCCGCGCTCGTCCTGTGCATCCTGTCCTACTTGCTGGTGGGCGCCGCGGTCTTCGATGCGCTGGAGTCCGAGGCCGAGCGCAACCGGCAGCGGCTGCTGGCCCGGAAGCGCAGCGAGTTCCGCAGAAAGTACGGCTTCTCCGCCGACGACTACCGCGAGCTGGAGCGCTTGGCGCTGCAGGCAGAGCCGCACCGCGCCGGCAGCCAGTGGCGCTTCGCAGGCTCCTTCTACTTCGCCATCACGGTCATCACCACTATCG GGTATGGCCATGCTGCGCCAGGCACGGACTCCGGTAAGGTCTTCTGCATGTTCTATGCACTCCTGGGCATCCCCCTGACGCTGGTCACCTTCCAGAGCCTGGGCGAGCGTCTAAACGCGCTGGTGAGGTTCCTGCTGCTGGAGGCCAAGCGCTGCCTGGGTCTGCAGCGGCCGCACGTTTCCGCAGAGAACATGGTGGTAGCCGGGTTGCTGCTGTGCGCTGCCACCCTGGCGCTCGGCGCCGCTGCCTTTGCGCACTTTGAGGGCTGGACCTTCTTCCACGCCTACTACTACTGCTTCATCACTCTCACCACCATCGGCTTTGGCGACTTCGTGGCGCTACAGAGAGACGAGGCGCTACAGAGGAAGCCGCCCTACGTGGCCTTCAGCTTCCTATACATCCTTCTGGGGCTCACGGTCATCGGTGCCTTCCTCAACCTGGTGGTCCTGCGCTTTCTGGCCAGCGCCGACACTCCTGAGCGCTCAGCCCGCTGCGCCAGCGCATTCCGCAGGGGGGCGCTCAAGAGACGCGCCCGCACTGCGGCCTCCACCTGTATCTCTCAGGGCATCCATCAGCTGGATACTTGGGCATGCGACAACCCGGCCTTCTCGCCTCCCTTGAGTCCAGAAGCCCTGTACCACTGCCACAATAGTACAGACAGACGCCGAGCTCGGAGGAAGTCCATCTGA